In Sphingobium sp. B2D3C, a genomic segment contains:
- a CDS encoding DUF3237 domain-containing protein has protein sequence MSRSLGAVALISVLALPAQAADADPSKPILEFAFEEMVTLSPAMPAGKTPYGERLIIPITGGTFEGPGIKGTIIPGGWDWQLRRSDGCTDIKADYMIRTDDGVIINVVNKGTLCGPDKDGKPRPGRTHPVFEAPLGKYEWLGQSAFLGTLEPVMADGKVSAVRIRFYRAM, from the coding sequence ATGAGCCGCAGCCTCGGCGCAGTCGCGCTGATATCCGTGTTGGCGCTCCCGGCTCAAGCCGCCGACGCTGACCCCAGCAAGCCCATCCTGGAGTTCGCCTTTGAAGAGATGGTCACGCTCTCGCCGGCCATGCCGGCCGGGAAGACGCCCTATGGCGAGCGGCTGATCATTCCGATCACCGGCGGGACGTTTGAGGGACCGGGCATCAAAGGCACGATCATCCCCGGCGGATGGGACTGGCAGTTGCGTCGCAGCGATGGCTGCACGGACATCAAGGCCGATTATATGATCCGCACCGATGATGGCGTGATCATCAACGTGGTCAACAAGGGCACGTTGTGCGGGCCCGACAAGGACGGCAAGCCCCGGCCCGGGCGCACCCACCCGGTGTTCGAGGCACCGCTCGGCAAATATGAGTGGCTGGGGCAGAGCGCGTTTCTCGGCACGCTGGAGCCGGTGATGGCGGACGGCAAGGTGAGCGCCGTCCGCATCCGCTTCTACCGGGCGATGTAA